The following are from one region of the Haloactinomyces albus genome:
- a CDS encoding threonine/serine dehydratase, translating into MITRSQVRAAADRIHGRIRRTPLVEADPGAFAPAAKVWLKLEQLQHTGSFKARGAVNRLLSGAEEGQLTEAGVVAASGGNAGLAVAHAAAQQGVTARVYLPGNAPAVKVAKLGKLGAHVVQVGEKYADAYEAATKQAAETGALFCHAYDQPDICAGQGTLGEELLEQTHGELDTILLAVGGGGLMAGVAAATEARARVIGVEPRTIPTLGTALAAGEPVDVEVSGVAADSLGATRLGDIAYAVATRAGVNSVLVDDEDIIAARKLLWDQHRLVVEHGTATAWAALLTGAYQPGEGERIAVVLCGANTDVTDLA; encoded by the coding sequence ATGATTACTCGTTCGCAGGTTCGGGCAGCTGCCGACCGCATCCATGGCCGCATTCGCAGGACTCCACTGGTCGAGGCCGATCCCGGGGCCTTCGCTCCGGCGGCGAAGGTGTGGCTCAAACTCGAACAACTCCAGCACACCGGCTCGTTCAAGGCTCGTGGTGCGGTCAACCGTCTCCTGTCCGGTGCCGAGGAGGGGCAGCTGACCGAGGCCGGGGTGGTGGCTGCTTCCGGTGGGAACGCCGGTCTCGCCGTTGCCCATGCCGCTGCGCAGCAGGGAGTGACCGCACGGGTGTATCTCCCGGGGAACGCACCTGCGGTGAAGGTGGCCAAGCTGGGCAAGCTCGGCGCGCATGTCGTGCAGGTCGGAGAGAAGTACGCCGACGCCTACGAGGCTGCCACCAAGCAGGCAGCCGAGACGGGTGCCCTGTTCTGCCATGCCTATGACCAACCCGACATCTGTGCGGGCCAGGGCACCCTCGGTGAGGAGTTGCTGGAGCAGACGCATGGTGAGCTCGACACGATCCTGCTCGCCGTCGGCGGTGGTGGACTCATGGCCGGTGTCGCGGCCGCCACCGAGGCCAGGGCGCGCGTCATCGGGGTCGAACCCCGAACGATTCCCACGCTCGGGACGGCCCTCGCCGCCGGTGAACCGGTCGACGTCGAGGTATCCGGCGTCGCCGCCGACTCGCTCGGTGCCACCCGTCTCGGAGACATTGCCTACGCCGTCGCCACTCGCGCCGGTGTGAATTCCGTCCTCGTCGATGACGAGGACATCATTGCGGCTCGCAAGCTGCTCTGGGATCAGCACCGCCTCGTCGTCGAGCACGGCACGGCCACCGCATGGGCCGCTCTGCTCACCGGTGCCTACCAGCCCGGCGAGGGCGAGCGCATCGCCGTCGTGCTGTGTGGCGCCAACACCGATGTCACCGACCTCGCGTAA
- a CDS encoding acyl-CoA thioesterase, whose protein sequence is MTDAPEPIVRMPLRVRFHECDPQGVVFNAHYLAYADMASFEYLKALFGSHAKLTERGIDLVVAESNVRYLAACHFDDELIVAAFTQRIGNTSLTLRFEIRRGTEPVTEVTNRYAWVDTRTLRPTPPPDDVRESLTRGR, encoded by the coding sequence ATGACGGACGCTCCCGAGCCGATCGTGCGGATGCCCCTGCGTGTGCGCTTCCACGAGTGCGACCCGCAGGGAGTGGTGTTCAACGCGCACTACCTCGCGTACGCGGACATGGCCAGCTTCGAATACCTGAAAGCGCTGTTCGGTTCGCATGCCAAGCTCACCGAGCGTGGCATCGATCTGGTGGTCGCCGAGTCGAACGTGCGCTATCTCGCCGCGTGCCACTTCGACGACGAGCTCATCGTGGCGGCCTTCACCCAGCGGATCGGCAACACCTCGCTCACCCTCCGCTTCGAGATCCGACGCGGGACGGAACCGGTCACCGAGGTCACCAACCGATACGCATGGGTCGACACACGGACTCTACGACCGACACCGCCACCGGACGACGTCCGCGAGTCGCTTACGCGAGGTCGGTGA
- a CDS encoding DoxX family protein, whose product MPQLPSGVRDLVLLLARVVVGVVFIAHGLQKFLQWGIDGTAASFAGMGIPLPTVSAWATALIETVGGAALLAGLALPLVGVLLAATMVGALLLVHLGNGLFASGGGYEYVLVLAVASLALGFSGGTLTLDRALSGSRREEPATV is encoded by the coding sequence ATGCCGCAGCTACCGAGCGGGGTCCGCGACCTTGTGCTCTTACTGGCCCGGGTCGTCGTGGGGGTGGTGTTCATCGCGCACGGCCTGCAGAAGTTCCTCCAGTGGGGGATCGACGGCACCGCCGCCTCCTTCGCCGGGATGGGAATCCCCCTACCGACCGTGTCGGCCTGGGCCACCGCGCTGATCGAGACCGTCGGCGGTGCCGCCCTGCTGGCAGGACTGGCTCTTCCGCTCGTCGGAGTGCTGCTCGCCGCGACCATGGTGGGTGCGCTGCTGCTCGTCCACCTCGGTAATGGGTTGTTCGCCTCCGGCGGTGGATACGAATACGTGCTCGTACTCGCCGTGGCCTCGCTGGCTCTCGGATTCAGCGGCGGCACGCTCACGCTCGACCGCGCTCTCAGCGGATCACGTCGGGAAGAACCCGCCACGGTCTGA
- a CDS encoding dioxygenase family protein produces the protein MPALYLSHGAPPLADDPVWPRQLAEWSRNLPRPKAILMVSAHWEQAPLAVGATTTVPLIHDFWGFPERYYTVQYPAPGAPELAARVRALLHGPDMPVQDFPDRGLDHGAYVPLVEMYPEADIPVLQISMPTLQPQQLLHVGRTLAPLRDEGVLIVGSGFFTHNLRALSAPTTPNWSIEFDDWGSRALQSCDVDALLDFRHKAPAGQLAHPSTEHFAPLFVTLGTAEDELNNQQTTIDGFWHGLAKRSVQFG, from the coding sequence ATGCCCGCCCTCTACCTCAGCCACGGCGCCCCGCCCCTGGCCGACGATCCCGTCTGGCCCCGGCAACTCGCCGAATGGTCCCGGAACCTGCCCAGGCCGAAGGCGATCCTGATGGTCTCCGCACACTGGGAGCAAGCACCGCTGGCGGTCGGCGCCACCACGACGGTTCCGCTGATCCACGACTTCTGGGGTTTTCCCGAGCGGTACTACACGGTCCAGTACCCCGCGCCGGGCGCCCCGGAACTCGCCGCACGAGTGCGTGCCTTGCTGCACGGCCCGGACATGCCGGTGCAGGACTTTCCCGATCGAGGGCTCGACCACGGTGCCTACGTGCCGCTGGTGGAGATGTATCCCGAGGCCGACATCCCCGTACTGCAGATATCCATGCCCACCCTGCAGCCGCAGCAGCTCCTGCACGTCGGTCGCACCCTCGCACCGCTGCGGGACGAGGGAGTGCTCATCGTCGGCAGCGGCTTTTTCACCCACAACCTCCGGGCTCTGAGCGCCCCCACCACCCCGAACTGGTCGATCGAGTTCGATGACTGGGGCAGCCGCGCCCTGCAGAGCTGCGACGTCGACGCGCTCCTCGACTTCCGGCACAAGGCGCCCGCGGGACAACTCGCCCACCCGAGTACCGAACACTTCGCCCCGTTGTTCGTCACCCTCGGCACGGCTGAAGACGAGCTGAACAATCAGCAGACCACCATCGACGGTTTCTGGCACGGACTGGCCAAACGTTCCGTGCAATTCGGATGA
- a CDS encoding MarR family winged helix-turn-helix transcriptional regulator, translated as MTEPRWLDSEEMAAWYAFLEASHLVVRRVEQQLREQEGLSHPQYEILVRLAAEPAGEMRMSELAEHVVTSKSGLTYQIGRLEKAGLVRRRSCPGDDRGVYAVLTEDGHNTLRRAAPGHVALVRSSLIDVLGREQLATLAAGLNAVTRELRAKGED; from the coding sequence ATGACGGAACCAAGGTGGCTGGACTCGGAGGAAATGGCGGCCTGGTATGCCTTTCTCGAGGCGAGCCACCTGGTCGTGCGCCGCGTGGAGCAGCAACTTCGGGAGCAGGAGGGGCTGTCCCACCCGCAGTACGAGATCCTGGTCCGCTTGGCGGCCGAGCCGGCCGGGGAAATGCGGATGAGCGAACTGGCCGAGCACGTGGTGACCTCGAAGAGCGGGTTGACTTACCAGATCGGCCGGCTGGAGAAGGCGGGGCTGGTTCGGCGTCGCTCGTGCCCCGGCGATGACCGCGGCGTGTATGCCGTGCTCACCGAGGACGGGCACAACACACTTCGCCGGGCTGCGCCGGGCCACGTCGCCCTGGTCCGCTCGTCGCTGATCGACGTACTCGGCCGGGAGCAACTCGCGACGCTCGCCGCGGGGCTGAACGCAGTCACCCGCGAGCTCCGTGCGAAGGGGGAGGACTGA
- a CDS encoding CHAP domain-containing protein has translation MQNDTDDTTSPEGRSPTGRRRSPFGHGIANIKSAWSSLLHHRGEHPDDTAARRVPRGIAGLCVAVTLSVAAVATAATMPPSSSGTLEGDMAAAPAITAQAGTVQAEIVQAARQGLGTEETGDNCQKYSDRCVAWCALFAMSTWEKAGVDVENEEFAFTGDVYTTGQAQGEAYGSDQLSNAKPGDVLLFGTGPENISSSRHIGVVERIEGDTVTLIEGNTGDNPDRVMRKEHELSAETFYGGVHPW, from the coding sequence ATGCAGAACGACACTGACGACACGACCTCCCCCGAAGGTCGCTCCCCCACCGGACGTCGGCGGTCGCCGTTCGGCCATGGCATCGCGAACATCAAGTCCGCGTGGTCCTCGCTGCTGCACCACCGAGGTGAGCATCCCGACGACACGGCTGCGCGCCGGGTTCCGAGGGGCATCGCCGGGCTGTGTGTCGCGGTGACCTTGTCGGTGGCGGCAGTGGCCACCGCCGCCACCATGCCCCCTTCCTCATCCGGCACCCTGGAAGGAGATATGGCCGCAGCGCCTGCCATCACGGCACAGGCAGGCACCGTTCAAGCGGAGATCGTCCAAGCGGCACGACAGGGACTCGGTACCGAGGAGACGGGCGATAACTGCCAGAAGTACTCCGATCGCTGCGTGGCGTGGTGCGCCTTGTTCGCCATGTCGACCTGGGAGAAGGCGGGCGTGGACGTCGAGAACGAGGAGTTCGCCTTCACCGGCGACGTCTACACGACCGGGCAGGCCCAGGGGGAGGCGTACGGCAGTGACCAGCTGAGCAACGCCAAGCCGGGCGACGTGCTGCTGTTCGGTACCGGGCCGGAAAACATCTCCTCCAGCAGGCACATCGGCGTGGTCGAACGGATCGAGGGCGACACCGTCACGCTGATCGAAGGCAATACCGGGGACAACCCCGACAGGGTGATGCGCAAGGAGCACGAGCTCAGCGCCGAGACCTTCTACGGCGGTGTACACCCCTGGTAA